In Candidatus Nezhaarchaeota archaeon, the sequence CACATGAAGGATTTAATGAAATTACAAGCGAGGCCCCATTGGGGGCCGTTTCAAGCCCCAGCTTCCCAACAGAGCGTACAACAGCTGTTGGACCTTTACGGTCCATTCCCTGGACAGGCTGGACACCATTCGACAGAAACCTGCCTCTAGGTCTTCCATCTGGTGTAGCTGCAGTCTTGGGTCCAAAGTCTATGTAGTAGTTCCAAGAAAGGTAACCCCCTCTAAACCTCCTTTTAGTCAGTGGCGAAGTATACTTGAATACCTCTTGAGTCCAGAATCTTGATACTTTTCTAGCGATCAGATCCACGTAGTCATCATCGTTTCCAAATTTTGGTGCCTTAAATAGAAGCCTCCTCTGGAGCTCATCAAAGCCCTCGAAGTTCCTATTTATGGCTTCTACTAGCTCCTCCATGGTAACTTCCCTTTGCTCGAAGACCAGCTTCTTCACCGCAGCTAAGCTGTCAGCAACTGTTGCTAATCCCACGCCTTCAACTGTAATGAAATTGTATACTGCTCCTCCTTGCCTCACATCAATCCCTTTCTCAGCACATCCTTCTATCAAGGCTGATAAGTAAGGCACCGGCTCCCAACGTGCCCTTATCGCATCCGCCTCTGATGCAAGCTTTAAGGTTATTTGAATACATTTTTTGAGTTGAGCAAAGTAAGTCTCCTCAAACTCCTCGTAACTCTTAAACCTCTTCGGGTCCTTGGTCCTCACTCCTATCATCTCACCAGTCTTTAAGTCACGTCCCATACCAAAGACTAGCTCCAAGGGCTTGGCTAGGTTTATGTTGACGTCTACCGTCCCAGATCTATCTTTACCTTGAAGTGTATTCTCAAGGCATCCAACACACGCATAGTCCCAAACCTCGTTTTCTGAAATCCCTTCCCATATTAGTCCCTTCATTGATTGTTCGTCAAAATTTAACAGGAATGGCGAGCCTTGACTACGAGCTAAGACTTGACACACTCGAAGGAGAAATGCTCTAGAGATTCCTTTGTGTAACCTAATGTTTAATTTGGGTTCAAGCATGTTCATTTCCTCGGTAACCTCAAGAATTAGCCACGTAAGCTCATTCACAGCATCACTTCCATCTTCCTTTATTCCTCCTATCGTTATAAGCTGGCCAAAGCCCGAGTTAATTCCTTGATTTCCTATCTTTCCCATGTAATCATAGGCGTAGTTGTGCTTTATCCAGAAGCAGCATAGAAGCTCTTTTGCAAACTCCTTTGTTAGCTTGCCCTCCCCTATGTCCCTCTTAAAGTATGGGTATAGGTACTGGTCGAGTCTTCCATAAGATAGCCCTGGTCCTGGATAGCTTTCAGCTGCCATTACGAGCATGTGTGTAAACCATAGTGCTTGGAGAGCCTCCCAAAATGTCTCCGGAGGCTCCCACGGAACCTTCCTGCAGATTCTAGCTATTTCGAGGAGCTCAGCCCTCCTCCCATCATCCTCCTCCTTCTCAGCTAGTCTATCAGCTTCCTCAGCATATCGCTCGGCAAACCTCTTTACCGCCTCAACTGCTATTATCATGGCCCTAACGTAATCCTTCCTTTCTTTATTCTTATGTTTGTCCATCCATTGAAGCAGCTCATCTCTTATCCCTTTAAACCCCTTCTCAAGGACCTTCTTGTAGTTAGGTATTATATGTCCGGGAATTGCACCACAATTCATGACACCTAGATCTGAGAGCTTAACCATACTCCTAAACCAACGTTCTTCAACCTTCCTCCATCTCTTGGCTTCCTTCTTCGTGAAGCACTTTGATAGTGCAGTGTTAAAGTGAAAACCCACTATGAGTTCGCCGTCAAGTATTCTTACCGGAAGATACTCCTCTATGACCTTCTTAAAGAATATGGCCCTCCTAATGGGTAGGCTCTCTTTCCAGAAGTCCTCTGGAAGATTGACCTTAATGGCTAGCACTTTCAGCGAGTCCCTCATTGCAGGGAGGAAGGGAAACATCTCGGGAACCACTCCCCAGTCATGGTATGAGAAGACTTCATCCCACGGCATGCCTGTAGTGTAGGCGATAACCTCATTGGTAGGACGCCTTTCAAAGGAGAAGTACTCATCTCTAAGCTTCTTAATCCTCTTAGAGAGCTTCTCAGAAAAAGACCAAAGCTGAACTACTTTAATGAGTTCCACCCTCCTTGTTAACATTGATTATAACATCAACACTTAAGCGTAGCGTCTCGCTAGCCTTACCTGATAGACATCGTGTTCCTCAAGTAAGTCTTTTTAGGCCTTTAAAGAATTTAACTTGTATAACACCATAATCGCATGGCGTAGTTGAGCCCTCTATCCAATTATCAGCTAAATGTTAGTTCTGCTTCAAAGTTCTGCCTCAAACATACTTAACCCTTGAAACATAAATAATCAAGCCCATCTTGGTCATGAGCCCTACTAATGTGCTAAGATTACTAACCATGAGGTGAGGATTATAAGGTTAGAAGATCTAACTTATTGTTGAGGTTTTATGGCTCGTTTAACTGGTGGAGAAGTTTTAAAACGTTGCCTCGTGCAGGAAGGCGTTCGTTACGTATTTGGTGTGCCAGGAGATCAGCTTTACCCACTATTAGATGCTATTTACAAGGACAAGCGGATTGAGTTCATAACCATGCGTCATGAGGCTGCAGCTTCACACGCAGCTGATGCTTGGGCTCGAGTGACAGGTCAACCTGGAGTGTGCGTTGGGACTGTTGGTCCTGGTGCTGTAAACCTAGTTAGCGGGGTTTATCCAGCTTTCGCCGACGGCGTGCCGATGATCGTTATCACTGCCCAGAATCAGACTTGGCGTTCATACCCAGATCAGGGTGCTCAGCAAGGCTTAGATCAGCTCACTCTATTCAAGGCTATCACCAAGTGGAATGCTGTTGTCTCTACTTGGAGGCGTATTCCCGAGCTCGTTCGATGGGCTTTTAGAGTAGCTACATCTGAGAGACCTGGACCTGTCCACCTAGATTTTCCATCTGATGTTCTCTTTCAAACCGGCGATGAAGTAGGTGTTGAAATCTTACCTCCAGAGAGCTATAGAGCCACCTTAAGACCTGTTGGAGAGCCAGCACTAATAGAGAGGGCTGCAAAGATGCTTATAGAAGCTGAGAGACCTCTTATTCATGCTGGGCAAGGGGTCCTAAGGTCCAATGCCTCAGAAGAGCTGATTGAAATAGCCGAGTACCTTCAAGCTCCAGTTACAGTCTGTCCTGGTGCTAGGGGTGTGATTCCAGAGGATCATCCGCTATGCCTTATTTCAGCAGCGCCAGGAAATGGAGCTATAGTTGCTCAGGTTGAGGCTGACATAGTTCTTCTAGTTGGCTGTAGACTTGGAGCTTTAGACATGTGGGGCAGACCACCAGCCTGGGGAGAACCAGCAAAACAAAAGGTTATTCAAGTTGACATATCTGGTGAGATGATCGGCTTAAATAGACCTGTAGATTTAGGCATCGTTGGTGATGCAAAGCCAACGCTTAAGGCCTTGTTAGAAGCAATTAAGCGGTACGCCTCGCCGAGAAGGGAAAACCCATTAATCCAAGAATATAAGCACTTAGAAAAAATGTGGCTTGAAAAATTTGAAGAGCTATCGAAGTTAGACACCACCCCCATCCATCCACTACGTGTTGTTAGAGAGGTTAGAGAGTTCTTCCCAAGAGATGCTATTGCGATTGTTGATGGTGGGAACACATCCGTTTGGTGCTTCTACCTTCATAGGGTGTACGAACCCAACACGTTCATCAGCTGTGTTAGTGGTAACTCTGGTCATTTAGGTGCAGGTATACCATACGCCATAGCAGCTAAGCTTGCTCATCCATCGAAACAAGTATACTGTATTAGCGGTGATGGAGCATTCGGCCTTAACATCCAGGAACTTGAAACTGCAAGTCGTCTTAACTTACCAATAGTATTCGTCATATTAAATGACTGTGCTTGGGGGATGATAAGGGCCGGACAAACCCTCTACTATTCAAGGAGATACGTTGGTGTTGACTTTTCAGATATACGTTATGACGTAATCGCAAAGGGGATGAACTGTTACGGTGAGAGGGTAGTTGAGCCCTCACAGATAAGACCAGCATTGGAAAGAGCCGTTAAGTCAGGAAGACCGGCTGTCTTAGATGTAAAGATCGATAGGGAGGCCATCCCCCCAGACTTCGTCACCTTAGCTTTAATATGGCTTGAAGGGTGTGAACTTCCTGAAGAGGAGGTAGCAGAGAAGAAGGAGGTTATGGTTCCACAAATAGTCTAACACCTAAGACACTAGCTTGTATTGACATCTCTTCCATTTTTACCATAACTTATTTCCCATCTAAATTAACTACTCAACCCTAACTGTACC encodes:
- a CDS encoding formate C-acetyltransferase/glycerol dehydratase family glycyl radical enzyme; amino-acid sequence: MLTRRVELIKVVQLWSFSEKLSKRIKKLRDEYFSFERRPTNEVIAYTTGMPWDEVFSYHDWGVVPEMFPFLPAMRDSLKVLAIKVNLPEDFWKESLPIRRAIFFKKVIEEYLPVRILDGELIVGFHFNTALSKCFTKKEAKRWRKVEERWFRSMVKLSDLGVMNCGAIPGHIIPNYKKVLEKGFKGIRDELLQWMDKHKNKERKDYVRAMIIAVEAVKRFAERYAEEADRLAEKEEDDGRRAELLEIARICRKVPWEPPETFWEALQALWFTHMLVMAAESYPGPGLSYGRLDQYLYPYFKRDIGEGKLTKEFAKELLCCFWIKHNYAYDYMGKIGNQGINSGFGQLITIGGIKEDGSDAVNELTWLILEVTEEMNMLEPKLNIRLHKGISRAFLLRVCQVLARSQGSPFLLNFDEQSMKGLIWEGISENEVWDYACVGCLENTLQGKDRSGTVDVNINLAKPLELVFGMGRDLKTGEMIGVRTKDPKRFKSYEEFEETYFAQLKKCIQITLKLASEADAIRARWEPVPYLSALIEGCAEKGIDVRQGGAVYNFITVEGVGLATVADSLAAVKKLVFEQREVTMEELVEAINRNFEGFDELQRRLLFKAPKFGNDDDYVDLIARKVSRFWTQEVFKYTSPLTKRRFRGGYLSWNYYIDFGPKTAATPDGRPRGRFLSNGVQPVQGMDRKGPTAVVRSVGKLGLETAPNGASLVISLNPSCVRDYEHLEKLAAFLLACCEIGITNLQINMISPEILREAQRRPDEYRNLLVRVTGYNAYFVTLGREQQEEIIARTCHGL
- a CDS encoding thiamine pyrophosphate-binding protein; the encoded protein is MARLTGGEVLKRCLVQEGVRYVFGVPGDQLYPLLDAIYKDKRIEFITMRHEAAASHAADAWARVTGQPGVCVGTVGPGAVNLVSGVYPAFADGVPMIVITAQNQTWRSYPDQGAQQGLDQLTLFKAITKWNAVVSTWRRIPELVRWAFRVATSERPGPVHLDFPSDVLFQTGDEVGVEILPPESYRATLRPVGEPALIERAAKMLIEAERPLIHAGQGVLRSNASEELIEIAEYLQAPVTVCPGARGVIPEDHPLCLISAAPGNGAIVAQVEADIVLLVGCRLGALDMWGRPPAWGEPAKQKVIQVDISGEMIGLNRPVDLGIVGDAKPTLKALLEAIKRYASPRRENPLIQEYKHLEKMWLEKFEELSKLDTTPIHPLRVVREVREFFPRDAIAIVDGGNTSVWCFYLHRVYEPNTFISCVSGNSGHLGAGIPYAIAAKLAHPSKQVYCISGDGAFGLNIQELETASRLNLPIVFVILNDCAWGMIRAGQTLYYSRRYVGVDFSDIRYDVIAKGMNCYGERVVEPSQIRPALERAVKSGRPAVLDVKIDREAIPPDFVTLALIWLEGCELPEEEVAEKKEVMVPQIV